In one Halosimplex halophilum genomic region, the following are encoded:
- a CDS encoding ABC transporter ATP-binding protein: MSWGFSGGNDDADAFEDLRESAERPMWRIFTEYGRGYKGEFALGAVASIVARFFELIPALILGIAIDSLFAGTQPFRLPLVPQSAIPEGTEGQFWFAVGLVAGIYVLTATLNWVNSWAWNRFAQHLQHEVRVDTYDVVQRLDMSFFDSKQTGEIMSILNNDVNQLESFLTNDLNAGIRIGVLVVGTGALMVWLNAQLAVVALLSIPVLAVASYVFVQRIGPKYGRVRSSVGALNSRLENNIGGIEVVKSYGREGFERDRVESASEDYLDANWDAISTRIKFFPSLRIITGFGYVVTFLVGGYWLLFGAPGPFSGTLQLGTLTTMLLWSRRFLWPMRQFGNVVNNYRYAFAAAERVVGLMNDPGTIHEDDDAIDLDGVDGLVEYEDVRFRYPEADENSVEDVTFTAEPGDFVGLVGPTGAGKTTLLKLLMRLYDPHEGTIRIDGTDVRELSLSSLRSHVGYVSQEPYLFHGTIEENVAYGLEASDDEIIEALGMAGAMEFVSDLPDGIETTVGERGVKLSGGQRQRIAIARAILEDPEILVLDEATSHVDNETEVLIQQSLESLTAERTTFAIAHRLSTVRDADQILVMDDGKVVEQGSHEDLLEADGLYANLWSVQVGEVDALPEEFVERTAERERASLDDD; this comes from the coding sequence ATGTCATGGGGTTTCTCCGGCGGGAACGACGACGCCGACGCGTTCGAGGACCTCCGTGAGTCGGCCGAGCGGCCGATGTGGCGGATATTCACGGAGTACGGGCGCGGCTACAAGGGCGAGTTCGCGCTCGGGGCGGTGGCGAGTATCGTCGCTCGGTTCTTCGAGCTGATCCCGGCGCTGATACTCGGGATCGCCATCGACTCGCTGTTCGCGGGCACCCAGCCGTTCCGGCTGCCGCTGGTCCCCCAGTCGGCCATCCCCGAGGGGACGGAGGGGCAGTTCTGGTTCGCCGTCGGGCTCGTGGCGGGCATCTACGTGCTGACGGCGACGCTGAACTGGGTCAACTCCTGGGCGTGGAACCGCTTCGCCCAGCACCTCCAGCACGAGGTGCGCGTCGACACCTACGACGTGGTCCAGCGGCTGGACATGAGCTTCTTCGACTCCAAGCAGACCGGGGAGATCATGTCCATCCTCAACAACGACGTGAACCAGCTCGAAAGTTTCCTCACGAACGACCTCAACGCCGGCATCCGCATCGGCGTCCTCGTCGTCGGCACCGGCGCGCTGATGGTGTGGCTCAACGCCCAGCTGGCCGTCGTCGCCCTCCTCTCCATCCCGGTCCTCGCCGTCGCGAGTTACGTGTTCGTCCAGCGGATCGGCCCGAAGTACGGCCGCGTCCGTAGCTCGGTGGGCGCGCTGAACTCCCGGCTGGAGAACAACATCGGCGGCATCGAGGTCGTCAAGTCCTACGGCCGCGAGGGCTTCGAACGGGACCGCGTCGAGTCCGCCTCCGAGGACTACCTCGACGCCAACTGGGACGCCATCTCGACGCGGATCAAGTTCTTCCCCTCGCTGCGGATCATCACCGGCTTCGGCTACGTCGTCACCTTCCTCGTCGGCGGCTACTGGCTCCTCTTCGGCGCGCCCGGCCCGTTCTCGGGGACGCTCCAGCTCGGGACCCTGACGACGATGCTTTTGTGGTCCCGTCGGTTCCTCTGGCCGATGCGGCAGTTCGGCAACGTCGTCAACAACTACCGCTACGCGTTCGCCGCGGCCGAGCGCGTCGTCGGCCTGATGAACGACCCCGGGACGATCCACGAGGACGACGACGCTATCGACCTGGACGGCGTCGACGGGCTGGTCGAGTACGAGGACGTGCGTTTCCGCTACCCTGAGGCCGACGAGAACTCCGTCGAGGACGTGACCTTCACGGCCGAGCCCGGCGACTTCGTCGGCCTGGTCGGACCCACGGGCGCGGGCAAGACCACCCTCCTGAAGCTGCTGATGCGGCTGTACGACCCCCACGAGGGGACCATCCGGATCGACGGGACGGACGTGCGGGAGCTGTCGCTGTCCAGCCTGCGGAGCCACGTCGGCTACGTCAGCCAGGAGCCCTATCTCTTCCACGGCACCATCGAGGAGAACGTCGCCTACGGGCTGGAGGCGAGCGACGACGAGATCATCGAAGCGCTGGGGATGGCCGGCGCGATGGAGTTCGTCTCCGACCTCCCCGACGGCATCGAGACGACCGTCGGCGAGCGCGGGGTGAAACTCTCCGGCGGTCAGCGCCAGCGCATCGCCATCGCGCGGGCGATCCTCGAAGACCCGGAGATCCTCGTCCTCGACGAGGCGACCAGCCACGTCGACAACGAGACGGAGGTGCTGATCCAGCAGTCGCTGGAGTCGTTGACGGCCGAGCGGACGACCTTCGCCATCGCCCACCGGCTGTCGACGGTCCGGGACGCCGACCAGATCCTCGTCATGGACGACGGGAAGGTCGTCGAGCAGGGGTCCCACGAGGACCTGCTGGAGGCCGACGGGCTGTACGCGAACCTCTGGAGCGTCCAGGTCGGCGAGGTCGACGCGCTCCCCGAGGAGTTCGTCGAGCGCACCGCCGAGCGCGAGCGCGCCAGCCTCGACGACGACTGA
- a CDS encoding cupin domain-containing protein: MRRASLDFEGFFDVRETTEDAQAAQMTLSPGQSTGGPDNRHPDSDQWLYVVSGSGRATVDGENVRFEAGDLLVIEAGETHEIENDGDEPLETLNLYVPPIY; encoded by the coding sequence ATGAGACGCGCCAGCCTCGACTTCGAGGGGTTCTTCGACGTGCGCGAGACCACCGAGGACGCCCAGGCCGCCCAGATGACGCTCTCGCCCGGCCAGTCGACCGGCGGCCCCGACAACCGCCACCCCGACAGCGACCAGTGGCTCTACGTCGTCTCGGGGTCCGGCCGCGCCACCGTCGACGGCGAAAACGTGCGCTTCGAGGCCGGTGACCTGCTCGTCATCGAGGCCGGCGAGACCCACGAGATCGAGAACGACGGCGACGAGCCCCTGGAGACGCTGAACCTCTACGTGCCCCCGATCTACTGA
- a CDS encoding aldo/keto reductase yields the protein MPVDDLPRLGLGTYSDDDREQWRENVRTALDVGFRHVDTAQVYENEEYVGQGLADSDVARDDVWLSTKTVHHDVPPEPEQVPEAIDGCLDRLGVDYVDLLYVHWPSGVYDHEEVLPAFDAAYEAGKARNVGLSNFTPELLDEARAVLDAPLFAHQVEMHPLLPQRELVEHAQEHDYWLVAYSPLGKGAALDVPEIEQVAEKHDATPAQVSLAWVLSHDNVAAIPKASSREHMAQNLAAGDLELDEEDIDLIDSIDERHREIDPDHGPWNW from the coding sequence ATGCCAGTCGACGACCTCCCCCGGCTCGGACTGGGAACCTACTCCGACGACGACCGCGAGCAGTGGCGCGAGAACGTCCGGACCGCCCTCGACGTGGGCTTTCGCCACGTCGACACCGCACAGGTCTACGAGAACGAGGAGTACGTCGGCCAGGGACTCGCCGACAGCGACGTGGCCCGCGACGACGTGTGGCTCTCGACGAAGACGGTCCACCACGACGTGCCGCCCGAACCCGAACAGGTCCCCGAGGCGATCGACGGCTGCCTCGACCGGCTCGGCGTCGACTACGTCGACCTGCTGTACGTCCACTGGCCGTCGGGCGTCTACGACCACGAGGAAGTCCTGCCGGCGTTCGACGCCGCCTACGAGGCCGGGAAGGCGCGGAACGTCGGGCTGTCGAACTTCACGCCCGAGCTCCTGGACGAGGCCCGCGCGGTGCTGGACGCCCCACTCTTCGCCCACCAGGTCGAGATGCACCCGCTGCTCCCCCAGCGGGAACTCGTCGAGCACGCCCAGGAGCACGACTACTGGCTGGTGGCGTACTCGCCGCTGGGGAAGGGCGCGGCGCTGGACGTGCCGGAGATAGAGCAGGTCGCCGAGAAACACGACGCGACGCCGGCGCAGGTCAGCCTCGCGTGGGTGCTCTCCCACGACAACGTCGCCGCCATCCCGAAGGCCAGCAGCCGCGAGCACATGGCACAGAACCTCGCCGCAGGGGACCTCGAACTGGACGAGGAAGATATCGATCTGATCGACTCGATCGACGAGCGCCACCGGGAGATCGACCCCGACCACGGGCCCTGGAACTGGTGA
- a CDS encoding TetR/AcrR family transcriptional regulator codes for MASEVDVQGDTHDAIMGATYHALCKHGYAHLTMQDIADEFDKSRSLLHYHYDTKEELMLVFLDRVIGWIGNRLAESDTEEPLARLEEFIDKFVIEPGEEQRETFALAILQLRVQAAHNEEFREKLDAHYRENAAVVAGIIEDGVEADVFREAVDPEWVGQSIYTSMAGARMFQVTMGDETATLRMRDAVAEFAVDQLIADGRSVSAYAGGDFSRRD; via the coding sequence ATGGCTTCGGAGGTGGACGTTCAGGGTGACACGCACGACGCGATCATGGGTGCGACCTACCACGCGCTGTGCAAGCACGGCTACGCCCACCTCACGATGCAGGACATCGCCGACGAGTTCGACAAGAGCCGGTCGCTGCTGCACTACCACTACGACACCAAAGAGGAGCTAATGTTGGTCTTCCTCGACCGCGTCATCGGCTGGATCGGCAACCGGCTGGCCGAGTCCGACACCGAGGAGCCGCTCGCGCGCCTCGAGGAGTTCATCGACAAGTTCGTCATCGAACCCGGCGAGGAGCAGCGGGAGACGTTCGCGCTCGCGATCCTCCAGTTGCGCGTCCAGGCCGCCCACAACGAGGAGTTCCGCGAGAAGCTCGACGCCCACTACCGCGAGAACGCGGCGGTCGTCGCCGGGATCATCGAGGACGGCGTCGAGGCGGACGTGTTCCGCGAGGCCGTCGACCCCGAGTGGGTCGGCCAGAGCATCTACACCTCGATGGCCGGCGCCCGGATGTTCCAGGTGACGATGGGCGACGAGACCGCCACGCTCCGGATGCGCGACGCGGTCGCCGAGTTCGCCGTCGACCAGCTGATCGCCGACGGCCGGAGCGTCTCGGCGTACGCCGGCGGCGACTTCAGCCGCCGCGACTGA